The Pontibacter pudoricolor genome contains a region encoding:
- a CDS encoding TonB-dependent receptor domain-containing protein: MKKMYYFLLVMLFCSFVTSTYAQTEGILTGTVADDKDLGIGFANVAVLDAATKAVVTGAIADMDGNFRIKTPAKGSYLLKINSLGYATFQTPAFEISGPAMAKDFGKLKLASDATALKEVTVQALRPTIVNEADKMVVSVEGTALATGSTAYEVLEKSPGVWVDQDGNITLNGKGGVQILLNGKPSYLSGKDLQNLLQGMSAENLKNLEIITNPSAKYDAEGTSGIININLKKNEQFGLNGGVYAGYQYNEQHTYTTGANVNLKNGKWNTSVNADFSNRSRFRDLETERVVNSETGKKSLTQDGLEDGNRVSPTLRLATDYDLNDKHSVGIVANLQYSEYTNTFGTTGILRDMNPANDTLIHSTSTANGIYNNSTFNLHYTGKLNETGTTLSADVDFATISNEEETSMLHSYKRINSTEPGLTNLFGTENPTNYKIYSAKTDFAKQLGKKGKLELGAKLSQVISDNELNFYEINDDIRTKDLGRSSHFIFTEDILAGYVNYTTSFGEKWKLQTGLRAEQTFAEGDSKTLNDFPDRSYLNFFPSVFVQQQVSENYQIGYKYSRRISRPYYGHLNPFVFYIDPNTLATGNPYLKPQYTNSFEVTQMFKQTYNLALSYAVTKDFIGEVPVSNKEKNQTIFERRNMDDFTNIEATLVAPVRVLPGKWEINNNVSMGYQHFTVKVGEVTETTEQFSYSAQSSNNISLPKGVRLELTGTYQGPGVYGLFEFEDQWWIDAGLKRSFLNDKLTMTMNVTDIFRSRQLKLNTMVDGNSNKIDQYHGMQSLRLHLRYNFNKGKAFESKKRNVNLEELNRTGN, translated from the coding sequence ATGAAAAAGATGTACTACTTCCTTCTTGTTATGCTGTTCTGCAGCTTTGTAACAAGCACTTATGCTCAAACAGAGGGCATACTTACCGGCACAGTAGCCGACGATAAAGATCTGGGAATTGGGTTTGCCAATGTAGCTGTGCTTGATGCGGCTACAAAAGCTGTAGTTACCGGTGCCATTGCCGACATGGACGGTAATTTCAGGATCAAAACTCCGGCAAAAGGCAGCTACCTGCTCAAAATCAACAGCCTGGGTTACGCTACTTTCCAGACACCAGCTTTCGAAATTTCGGGGCCCGCTATGGCCAAAGACTTTGGAAAACTAAAGCTTGCCTCTGACGCTACTGCGCTGAAAGAAGTTACCGTGCAGGCACTTCGCCCGACTATAGTTAACGAGGCTGATAAAATGGTGGTAAGCGTGGAAGGAACGGCGCTTGCTACCGGCAGCACGGCGTACGAAGTACTCGAAAAGTCGCCGGGTGTTTGGGTAGACCAGGACGGAAACATTACCCTGAACGGCAAAGGTGGCGTACAGATACTGTTAAACGGAAAGCCATCTTACCTGAGCGGTAAAGACCTGCAAAACCTGCTGCAGGGCATGTCAGCAGAGAACCTGAAAAACCTGGAGATCATCACCAACCCATCTGCAAAATACGATGCCGAAGGCACGTCAGGCATCATTAATATTAACCTTAAAAAGAACGAGCAGTTCGGATTGAACGGTGGCGTATATGCCGGTTATCAGTATAACGAGCAACACACGTATACAACCGGCGCTAATGTAAACCTGAAAAACGGCAAATGGAACACTTCCGTTAACGCTGACTTTTCGAACCGTTCCCGTTTCCGGGACCTGGAAACAGAACGTGTTGTTAACAGCGAAACAGGCAAAAAATCGCTGACGCAGGATGGTCTCGAAGATGGAAACCGGGTTTCGCCAACGTTGCGCCTGGCCACTGATTATGACCTGAACGATAAACACAGCGTTGGTATAGTTGCCAACCTGCAGTACTCCGAGTATACCAACACTTTTGGTACAACAGGGATTCTGCGGGACATGAACCCAGCCAACGATACACTGATACATTCTACCTCAACGGCAAATGGAATTTACAATAACAGTACGTTTAACTTACACTATACTGGTAAACTGAATGAAACCGGAACTACGCTCAGCGCAGATGTAGACTTTGCCACAATCAGTAATGAAGAGGAAACCAGTATGTTGCACAGCTACAAGCGCATAAACAGTACTGAACCAGGCCTTACAAACCTTTTTGGAACCGAAAACCCGACAAACTATAAAATTTACTCTGCTAAAACAGACTTTGCCAAACAGCTGGGCAAAAAAGGTAAATTAGAACTGGGCGCCAAGTTAAGCCAGGTTATTTCGGATAACGAGCTAAACTTTTATGAGATAAACGACGACATCAGAACGAAAGATCTGGGGCGCAGCAGCCACTTTATTTTTACCGAAGATATACTGGCGGGCTATGTAAACTATACTACAAGCTTCGGCGAAAAATGGAAACTACAAACCGGCCTGCGTGCTGAACAGACTTTTGCCGAAGGCGATTCCAAAACGCTGAACGATTTCCCCGACCGCAGCTACCTCAACTTCTTCCCGAGCGTATTTGTGCAGCAGCAGGTAAGCGAAAACTACCAGATCGGATACAAGTACAGCCGCCGCATAAGCCGACCTTACTATGGCCACCTGAACCCTTTCGTTTTTTACATAGACCCGAACACGCTTGCGACTGGCAACCCCTACCTGAAACCACAATACACCAACTCGTTTGAGGTTACCCAGATGTTTAAGCAGACTTACAACCTGGCGCTAAGCTACGCGGTTACCAAGGACTTTATTGGCGAAGTTCCGGTGTCCAATAAAGAGAAGAACCAGACTATTTTTGAGCGTCGCAATATGGATGACTTTACGAATATTGAAGCAACGCTTGTAGCTCCAGTTCGTGTGCTGCCGGGCAAATGGGAGATCAATAACAATGTGAGCATGGGTTATCAGCACTTTACGGTGAAGGTTGGAGAAGTTACCGAAACTACAGAGCAGTTTAGCTATAGTGCTCAGAGCAGCAATAACATTTCGTTACCAAAAGGAGTGCGTTTAGAGTTAACAGGTACCTACCAGGGCCCGGGCGTGTATGGTTTGTTTGAGTTTGAGGATCAGTGGTGGATTGATGCCGGCCTGAAGCGCTCTTTCCTGAACGATAAGCTGACCATGACCATGAACGTAACCGATATTTTCAGAAGTCGCCAGCTTAAACTAAACACGATGGTTGATGGCAACTCCAACAAAATAGATCAGTACCATGGCATGCAAAGTTTGAGACTGCACCTGCGTTACAATTTTAACAAAGGCAAAGCTTTCGAAAGCAAAAAACGCAACGTGAACCTGGAAGAACTGAACCGTACCGGCAATTAA